In a genomic window of Mycolicibacter heraklionensis:
- a CDS encoding cellulase family glycosylhydrolase: MKRRTALGLPLLLAAGPTLSRLPRAGADPGRWSIDRVNRWYQAQGWPVGSNYITSTAVNQLEMFQPSTFDLRRIDAELGWARSAGFNTVRVFLHDQLWAADQRGFQYRLGQFVAVAARHRIKPMFVLFDSCWDPHPKAGPQLAPRVGIHNSRWVQSPGAERLGDRSYYRTLYDYVTGVMTQFRYDERVLAWDLWNEPDNMAREYSSVERSDKLDYISDLLPQVFSWARSVDARQPLTSGIWEGSRQGSTIVNTQLNSSDVITFHSYDKPATFSDRIAELAPLGRPMMCTEYLARTRGNTIDGILPIMKRHNVGAYNWGFVAGRTQTYLPWDSWDHPYTAEPQVWFHDLVQPTGRAYRNLEIMTISNLTGR; encoded by the coding sequence GTGAAGCGTCGAACGGCACTGGGGCTACCCCTCCTGCTGGCGGCGGGTCCCACCTTGAGCCGGCTCCCGCGGGCCGGCGCGGACCCCGGCCGGTGGTCGATCGACCGGGTAAATCGCTGGTACCAGGCGCAGGGTTGGCCGGTCGGCTCCAACTACATCACCTCCACCGCGGTCAATCAGCTCGAGATGTTCCAGCCGAGCACCTTCGACCTGCGCCGGATCGACGCCGAGTTGGGCTGGGCCCGGTCGGCCGGCTTCAACACCGTGCGGGTGTTCTTGCACGACCAGCTGTGGGCCGCCGATCAGCGGGGCTTTCAATACCGGCTGGGCCAGTTCGTCGCGGTCGCGGCTCGCCACCGCATCAAGCCGATGTTCGTGCTGTTCGACTCCTGCTGGGACCCGCACCCCAAGGCCGGACCACAGCTGGCCCCCCGAGTGGGCATCCACAATTCGCGGTGGGTGCAGAGTCCCGGAGCCGAACGGCTCGGAGACCGCAGCTACTACCGAACCCTGTATGACTACGTCACCGGTGTGATGACCCAGTTCCGGTATGACGAACGGGTGCTGGCTTGGGACCTGTGGAACGAGCCGGACAACATGGCCCGCGAGTACAGCTCCGTCGAACGGTCGGACAAGCTGGATTACATCAGTGACCTGCTGCCCCAGGTGTTCAGTTGGGCGCGTTCGGTCGACGCCCGTCAGCCGCTGACCAGTGGGATCTGGGAGGGCTCGCGGCAGGGCAGCACGATCGTCAACACCCAGCTCAACAGCTCCGACGTCATCACGTTCCACTCCTACGACAAGCCGGCGACGTTCAGTGATCGCATCGCCGAACTGGCGCCCCTGGGTCGGCCGATGATGTGCACCGAATATCTGGCCCGCACCCGTGGCAACACCATCGACGGGATTCTGCCGATCATGAAGCGCCACAACGTGGGCGCCTACAACTGGGGATTCGTCGCCGGGCGGACGCAGACCTACCTGCCGTGGGACTCCTGGGACCATCCCTACACCGCGGAGCCGCAGGTCTGGTTCCACGACCTGGTGCAGCCCACCGGTCGCGCGTACCGGAATCTGGAGATCATGACGATCAGCAATCTCACCGGCCGCTGA
- a CDS encoding SDR family oxidoreductase, which yields MSQHLQDKVVVITGAGGGFGKLIAEKCAAAGARVVGVDIGAENLAAVFDGIREAGLSGTYQVADVTDIEQMKAAVRHAVQTFGAVDVIVNNAGVMPLAYFADHEKAWQHWHRAIDINIKGVVNGISAVYDQMIEQGRGHVVNISSIYGNAGVAGSGVYSATKAAVTVLSDSLRSEAKGKIKVTTVKPTGVLGTNLGRGVVNGAAIMGIVGSRGDSYMRSVTAFAEGTLDPEQTDIDSVRYWLITPEDLAEAVVHVIDQPWGISISDITVRASGEDYIY from the coding sequence ATGTCGCAGCACCTGCAGGACAAGGTCGTCGTCATCACCGGTGCCGGGGGCGGATTCGGCAAACTGATCGCGGAGAAGTGCGCCGCCGCCGGGGCCCGCGTTGTCGGCGTCGACATCGGTGCCGAGAACCTTGCGGCGGTCTTCGACGGGATCCGCGAGGCCGGCCTGTCCGGTACCTATCAGGTGGCCGACGTCACCGACATCGAGCAGATGAAAGCCGCGGTGCGACACGCGGTGCAGACTTTCGGCGCGGTGGACGTCATCGTCAACAACGCCGGTGTGATGCCGCTGGCCTATTTCGCCGATCACGAGAAGGCCTGGCAGCACTGGCACCGGGCGATCGACATCAACATCAAGGGCGTGGTGAACGGCATTTCGGCGGTCTACGACCAGATGATCGAGCAGGGCCGCGGCCATGTCGTCAACATCTCCTCGATCTACGGCAACGCCGGTGTGGCCGGCTCGGGCGTCTACAGCGCGACCAAGGCCGCGGTCACCGTCCTATCGGACTCGCTGCGCAGCGAGGCGAAGGGAAAAATCAAGGTGACCACGGTCAAGCCGACCGGGGTTCTGGGCACCAACCTCGGCAGAGGAGTGGTCAACGGCGCGGCGATCATGGGCATCGTCGGCTCCCGCGGTGACAGCTACATGCGGTCGGTCACCGCGTTCGCCGAGGGCACCCTGGACCCCGAGCAGACCGACATCGACTCGGTGAGGTACTGGCTGATCACCCCCGAAGACCTCGCCGAGGCGGTGGTGCACGTCATCGACCAGCCCTGGGGTATCAGTATCAGCGACATCACCGTGCGAGCGAGCGGCGAAGACTACATCTACTGA